TTAACCAACTCTTAACTACCCCAGTACTAAACCCAGCCCTAAACTCTGAGCGACATGATGAGAGGTTTTAATGACAGATGAGTGATTGTTTGTGATTGGTGTTGTGCTCCAGACACGAGAGCAGAAGATCGTGAGATGCTTTCACTGCTGCACGAGGAACATGAAGACATCAGCAGAAGATTAGAtgagctgaagaaagaggttTGAAAAACAACTCATAAAGAGAAAACTGTGTTGATGATGAAATGTCCCAGTGTTGATGTCAATCAATGCTTTCAGCTGATTCAGACTCTTGTTCACGCCGATGAGCACGACAGTAGAAACGTCATTCTGGAGGTGGCAGCAGGAAGAACCACTGGAGGTTTGTCAGGTTTTTACTTTGAGaattgaaaatgtttatttctgtAAGTAGTTGATGAATAATTGTGTCTGTTTTGTTGCAGGAGACATCTGTCAGCAGTTTACCAGAGAGATGTTTGATATGTACCAGGGCTTTGCCAGCTACAAAAACTGGGACTTTGAGATTTTAAATTATACTGCAGCAGATTATGGTACTAgttttatcatcatcatctaTTATCACCTGAGCTGTGAGTGATGTGATTGGTGATGTCACACCTGAGCTGTGAGTGATGTGATTGTTGATGTCACACCTGAGCTGTGAGTGATGTGATGGAGATGTCACCAGAGCGGTGAGTGGTGTGATTGATGATGTCACCTGAGATGTGAGTGATGTGATAGGTGATGTCACACCTGAGCTGTGAGTGAGGTGATTGATGATGTCACCAGAGCTATGAGTGATGTGATTGGTGATGTCACACCTAAGCAATGAGTGATGTGATTTGTAGGCGGTCTTCATCACGCAGCTGTCCGGCTCTTGGGGGACAGTGTATATCGCTGGTTAAAGTTTGAGGGCGGCACACACAGAGTTCAGAGGATTCCTGAAATCGGTCTTTCTTCTCGCATGCAGCGCATTCACACGGGAACCGTAACCGTTATAGTCCTGCTGCAGCCGGATGATGTGAGCCAACTTAATAAATTCGTTTTTTTATTCTAAGATGTGTTCCACATTTTATATCTTCATTGTATTTGAATAAGAGAATAATACATTTTCTGTCATCTTTAATAATAACCGTGTACGCAGGTTGACATTCACATAGAGCCGAAAGACCTGCGAATAGACACGTTTAAATCCAGAGGAGCAGGCGGTCAGAGCGTCAACACCACTGACAGCGCAGTGAGAATCGTTCACCTGCCCACAGGTACAAACAGCATTCGGGGATTATTTTATTGTCATTGATGCCGCTGGAGtgctttaatgtttaatgtggATTGATTTGTTTCAGGGACTGTAGCGGAATGTCAGCAGTATCGCTCGCAGTTACAGAATCGTGACACGGCCATGCGTGTCCTTCGAGCGCGTCTGTACCAGAGCTGCGTGGGACAGCAGAGAGAACGGACACGCACCTCACGAAAACAGCAGGTCTGTCGCTGACAGTCAACAAAATACACAACTAGTTTATGTGTCTGATACCTGCATTAGCTGTGACATGTGATGAAGATCAGGGATCAAAAGATGAAAATTTGATCGATAAAATCTGAATAAGCTCATGTGTTCATGTGACAGGTGGGCTCTCGATCGCAGTCAGAGAGAATCCGCACGTATAACTTTAGTCAGGACCGCGTGACGGATCACAGGATTGGCTACGTGACACGTGACATCAAGGTAAACCAATGAATCTGACACACAGGTGTATATGTTGATGTAATAAATGTGAATGTACGGTGAACATGTGaagtttttaatattgtgtgtgtgtgtgttgtgtaatTTCCAGGAGTTCATGAGAGGAGGTGAGTGTCTGGAGGAGGTGATCAGACTCCTGCAGGAGCACAAAGACAGAGAAGCTTTATTTAAACTGCTGGAGAAGGACAGTATTAACACTGATCCAGAGTCAGAGATTAAAACATGAATGAATGTGGAAGTCTTGTGAACGGATGATTTGGGATCAGAACTTCATATTGAATTAGACTGCAAGAGGCTCCTCTCGGTGAAAGGACTGTGAGTTTGTGATAAAGGAGCGCTCTGATATAACAGCAGAAGGTTTAAAGATAACTCACAGTCACATATTTAATGACTCTCATGTTCAATGTTGtctttattatttgtttgtctCTCTTGTTGTCAGTAAAGTGTGTTATATGTAACTGGGTTATGGTTACTGTGTGTTATATGTAGTGTTAATCTCAGTCAATGATATTTTAACACTATTTAGTCtgcatttaaaacatacatttgatCAGTCTGAAGAGAAACTCATGTTGGTTATGTAGGGTGCTGCTCggtcagtgttgggtaagttacaaAAGAGTACTTAATGACTTATTACTAAtaactttctaaatcctatttggTAAATGATACAAAGATCAGCTTAAAACggctcaaataaataaaatgacatcaattctTCTGGTCACACTTTTTAAGGTCAAAGTCTTAcaattaactaactattaactacttttgcctcaatatactcccaATTACTGCTTATTAATTCTTCGTAAAGTAGTTGTTAGGTTTAAGTATTGGTAAGAATTGTGTAGGATTAAGGATGTAGAAGAAGGTTTTCCAAAATCAGACATtaatatttgctttttaaataTTACTAAACAGCCAATATCTCAGTAATATAAATACTAATAACCAactagttaatagtgagaattgtaaactacactaaagtgttaccatttttCTTATTAACTATTTTAAGTGAGAAAGAGACATAAAAAACCTGCTTTTTCACCTTAgactttaaggggcggtttcctggacagggtttttttttaagacaggacttaattaggaaatataactagttttaacaaacatgcctacTATTTTGAGGCTAACCAAAGAgcattaatgtattttaaaatatgtcagtgcaagttgttttcagtttggacagctcttacatttattttagtctaggactagtctaatccctctctgggaaaccgcccctatatgtttTATATATCATTGATCTAGAGTCCATACACAGGATTTACTTTAATTACATCAGAAGTTACTGTCATTAAATTACTGGGAAAATAAGAGTTAAAAGGCAATTCAGTTACAGTAACttattacttagtaactagttccaccCAACACTGTGCTGCTCGGTCCAGGTGACTTTCTGATGATGTGATGATTGTTGTTGGGTGTGGAGAGCGAGCGAATATCAACTTCAGCACAACACACATTTTCCTATCAGACACAAACATGCTAGAAAAGATCATTTCTGGCGCCGATTATTTATGTAATATCTGTACCATATGTTgatttggcacctttaagtatTGACTAACCATTCAGTTAGAAAGAGAAGAATTGAGAAATTATTTGTCCCTGTTGAGTTTACCCAtcatttacaaacattacatgATATTTACTCAATTGAGGCGCACACTTAAACTCCTTAAACAGGTAGAGAAATGTGTAATCTACCTATGGCTTTAATTCATAATggcaagaataaaaaaatactctAAAACACCTTCACAAACCAGCCACAAAGATTTTCAAACATTTATGATCGTATCTAAATCTGACTTCtgtataaaaaaatcatattctgATGGTGACCGGATGATaatttataaaacaaacatcATACATAAAGAAATCATCTGCGCAGTGATCTTAACAAGCACACGATGATGTGAATAAATGTCTTGAGAGACAAACACTGCGTTATTAAACTCTAGTCATCATCTTCTCTCTGTCGAAGACTCCTGGATTTTCCATTCTCAGTCTTTCTCTTCTTGAACATAGCTCCTCCAGCGTTGCCTTCCTCACCATGACCCAGTGAAGTGATGGTGCGCTCCTTAAATTTAGGCCGTGGCTCAGGTGCGAGGTCCGGTGCAGCCGGCGCAGTGACTGCGGTCTCCGTATGCGGCAGCTGCAAATCCACTTTCTCACTGCAGATGAGTACAGAAACACACGAGCACCTCATCACTATAACTATTGACTGAATATATTATAATCAAACAATGATGCTGTCTAGTAAGTAGTTACTCAAGGCTGTGATATATTGTGAGGTTCTTACTAGGGATCATCCTCGGGCTGGATTTGTTCCCAGGCTCCATATGGATTTATCTTTCTGGGTTTCTTTGCTGGAGTCACTTTGACTTCGACTACAGCAGGAGCAGACGTCACAGCCTCCTCTTTCTCCTCCTGGTGTTTTTCTCCATCACTCACTTTCTGTCCTCCATCATCACCTGATGTTTGGTCCGGCTCTTCCTTTCGTTTCTGTCAAAAACAAACACGTTTATTTCCTGAagtgtgtttggtcatttctccAGACCATCAGTGgctgtgtttacatgcacattttgtcaaatcaacttaACTTAATTTAATCTGATTCCAGATTATGAAAATACAGTTGAAAACATTGCAATcagattaaaatgtttatttacatgttCATTATATATTATCCCAACCAAACATCTGGGAAAgccacagccagggttgccaggtttgtgtatcaaaaccagcccaatgactattcacagcccaaatatcaATAACCAATGAacaaaatcctttcatctttaacccgtACAAAAAAATCAACTGAAATGGTTTTAAAGTAGCCCAAATCTGAACTCTGCCAAAACGCAGAAGACTTGGCAACACATCATCTCTCATCGAGTTCCAGTCAAAGTTGAGTTCACCtgatgatcggatcacagatcagACTACACCACACCTTTCAATACAAAAGAAATTTGCATCTGATCGACCCGAATAGTAtcgattaaggtgtttacatgaaggcttttgaATACGATTGAGCTAACTATACGATAacaaacagattatttggttgcatttAAACGTAGGTACTGTCTCACCCTGAAGCTGATCTTTGGGACTTTGGTTTGTTTTGCGTCCGCTGGCTCTTCTTTTGTTTCTTTAGGAGATTCAGAGTCGGGTTGAGGAGGAGCAGCATCTTTTTCAGAGGGAGACTCTGGCTGAGGAGGAGGAGCTTCTTCCTGCGTCTCCTCATGAGAAGATCTGTCCGGTGTGTTTAAATCATGAGGTTTCTCCCAGCTGGATTCTGCTCAAAAGAGCACAAAATGTGTCATTGAATGAGTTCTGCGTGTGACCTGAAACATCAGTGTGTGTTTGCTGCTCACCGCCCGTCTGTGTGTTGTAGTAGTACGTGTACCCGTCAGGGCTCACAGCTTCCATCCATCCACCGCCGGAGATAACCTGTGAAAGACATCGTTCATGTGCTCGGCTCCAAACACACAGATT
This genomic interval from Misgurnus anguillicaudatus chromosome 8, ASM2758022v2, whole genome shotgun sequence contains the following:
- the mtrf1 gene encoding peptide chain release factor 1, mitochondrial — its product is MASLLRRLVPLQTLVKNCRWNFNKSDDVLKHHAVQQHIKRVLDEYKCILTRLDREQVSESERRLLNHKLVEVSQVVNAFERTELAMSEETDIRALIHNTRAEDREMLSLLHEEHEDISRRLDELKKELIQTLVHADEHDSRNVILEVAAGRTTGGDICQQFTREMFDMYQGFASYKNWDFEILNYTAADYGGLHHAAVRLLGDSVYRWLKFEGGTHRVQRIPEIGLSSRMQRIHTGTVTVIVLLQPDDVDIHIEPKDLRIDTFKSRGAGGQSVNTTDSAVRIVHLPTGTVAECQQYRSQLQNRDTAMRVLRARLYQSCVGQQRERTRTSRKQQVGSRSQSERIRTYNFSQDRVTDHRIGYVTRDIKEFMRGGECLEEVIRLLQEHKDREALFKLLEKDSINTDPESEIKT
- the wbp4 gene encoding WW domain-binding protein 4, with product MADYWKSQPKKFCQYCKCWIADNKPCIEFHERGKNHKENVAAKIEEIKKKSVAKAKQEKKMSKEFAAMEEAAQKAYEEDLKRLTGAGESLSPAPAPAPAKPQTKSKKFEVKGKMKVKESRKIQTGSIWVEGRTDDGQIYYYNTITGESQWENPDVFQGGSTSSSSSSPSSSLLLPPGTGEMQVISGGGWMEAVSPDGYTYYYNTQTGESSWEKPHDLNTPDRSSHEETQEEAPPPQPESPSEKDAAPPQPDSESPKETKEEPADAKQTKVPKISFRKRKEEPDQTSGDDGGQKVSDGEKHQEEKEEAVTSAPAVVEVKVTPAKKPRKINPYGAWEQIQPEDDPYEKVDLQLPHTETAVTAPAAPDLAPEPRPKFKERTITSLGHGEEGNAGGAMFKKRKTENGKSRSLRQREDDD